GAAAATGCCTCCTTTTGTTTGCGCAGGACGTGCGTCAAAATGGACATGCCTTGCTCGATACGCTCAGCCCCTTCGTGGGTATAACAGAGGCGAATGTACGGCTGTTCCGCTTCCCGAACGAGAAACATGTCCCCGCACGTAAAGGAAACACCAGACTTCATGCAGGTATGCATGAGTTCCCGAGGGTTCAGCTCTTCTGGCAGTGCGATCCAGAAATAAAGTCCACCCGCTGCCTTTTCATACTGGATTCCCAGCGAACGAAGCGGCGCTAGCTGTGATTCCATGAGCTGAGCTTGCTCTCGGTACAGATTTCGGGCAGTGGCCAGGTGAGGGGCTAGCTCACCGTTTTTCAAAAACGAAGCCAATGCGATCTGCCCGAGTGTGTTTGTCGAGATCGATAATTCCTTTAGACGGGTAATTAATTGAATAAACTGTTGATTCCCCGCGATCCAGCCCGTTCGAAGCCCGGGAAAGAGTATTTTGGAAAACGTATTGAGGTAAATGACATGGCCGGATTGATCCATGGAATTCAATGGAGAAGGGGGTTCGGCATCGAGGTGCAGGTGCCGGTATGCGTCGTCCTCTACAATGGGAATGCCGTAGCGTTCACTCAAGGCCAACAGCTGTTTGCGACGGACAAAAGATAGGGTACGTCCCGTCGGATTGTGAAAAGTAGGGACCGTGTAAATAAAGCGTGGGTGGGAGCGAGCGAGAATCCCTTCTAGCACATCCATTCGCATTCCGTCTTGGTCGAGAGGAACAGGGATGATCTGTATGCCCAATGATGCGAAAAGCTGGAGGGAGCCAAAGTACGTGGGCATTTCCGTCACGATGCAGTCTCCTGGTTTGGCCAAAATGCTGGTGATCAAATAAAGCCCTTCCTGCGATCCGCTGGTGACGCAGACTTGCTCGGGCGAGGAGATTTGTTCCATGCCCATCCATTCGACGAGTTGTTCGCGCAGGAGTGGCAAACCGTGCACGGCGGTAAAAAAATAGGACTGTACCTTCTCAGCCGCTGCCTTGACGTAGTCAGGAAAACAGGAGGAGGACAACGTGTGCTTGCCGCCATCCCCGTGAGCAAAATTGATCGTATCGGGATACGCGTCTGTGATCGACAGGAGCTCAGCCATATGGGAGGGGGAAGAGGCAAGGTGGTTGTAGCTGGATTGACTGTTCCAGTTTACCCTCGTCAGGAGCGGAGCAGGAGGCAAGGCTTCGACCCTTCTGCCGCTGCCCATACGTCCCGCGATAAACCCCTCTGACTCCAGTTCGGCATAGGCTCGCACGACGGTATTGCGACTCACTCCTAGCCGGGTGGCCAGCTTTCGTTCTGGCGGTAAATGGGAGCCAATTGGGAGTTCCCCACTTAAAATTTGGTATTTGAGTTGATTGTAGACTCGGGTATAGATTGGATTTCTTCCCATGCTGACGCTCCTTTTGGCGACTCCATTCTTTTCCTCACTATACGGATAATTGTTTGGCAATAAAAGAGCCAATTCTTTCGATATAAAAAGCCATACTAAGAAAGAAACAAAAAAAGACTGACTGGCCGTAGCCTGTCAGTCTGCTTGGTGCATCTGCCGGTTTAAGGTTCCTGCAGTTCCGTCAGTGAAATTCCTTGTTCCAAGGCGAATTCAAAATCATCCACATCATAAAATTGAACGGGTACGATATATTCCAAAATCCGATCCTGATAATCCGGCTGGTCTGTGATCAGCGGGACCTCAAATCGCATGGACGTGAGCAACAGCTGTGTCTCGACTGGATCAAAAATTTCTCCCCACATGGCGTTGTCTTCTACCTTAATAATCGTCAAGGTAACTCCATTCGGGAAGGTAAACGGCACTTTGGACCACGGTGCGATCAGACCTTTCTCCAGCCGCTTGCGATTAAACGGATCTTGGAAGAACTGGCTCATTTCCTGCATGATCTTGCGCACGTATTGATCGTCGCCAGAGTAGGGCATGATAGGTTCTGGGCTTTGGATGAACTCGTCCAATTCATAGATTGTCGACGCGGGTATCAGATATTCTACCGGTTGCGATGGGGACATCAGCTCCCCGTAGATAGCCAACATGATCGCCTCGGTAACGAATTGTTTCGACATTTCGACAACCCTCCTCCTTACCATCATACTGAATTCCTGGAAGGACAACAACCCTAGACGGGGTACGGAAGGGTCTGTTTTTGGAGGGATTTTCCTTGTTTGATTCGGCTTTTATCTCATCCTTGTTGGTCATTATTACCATCAACATCGTATTGAGTGGGGATAATGCCGTAGTAATTGCGATCGCTTGCCGCAAGCTGGCACCTGCACAACGTAAGAAAGCGATCCTCTGGGGAACCTTCCTGGCGGTGATCGTACGTGTGATCGCAACAGTTCTGGCAGTTTATTTGTTGAAAATCCCGTTCCTTTACTTGGTAGGTGGCGTCGTCTTGCTCTGGATCAGCTACAATTTGCTACGCGAAGAGGATGAAGACAACCAGATTAAATCCAGTGAAGATATGGTACAGGCTGTCAAAACTATCGTGGTGGCGGATGTCATGATGGGCTTGGACAACGTCTTGGCAATTGCAGGGGCAGCGAATGGCAATATTGTGTTGATCGTCTTGGGTCTTATCATCAGTGTTCCGCTCATGGTCTTTGGCAGTCAGCTCATCCTCAAAGCGATGGAGCGTTTTTCGTGGCTCGTCTACTTGGGGTCTGCCGTCTTGGCATGGGCAGCTGTCAACATGATTACCAACGAAGAGGTGATCGCTGACTGGCTTTCGCAGTGGACAGGACTCGAAGCTGTCATCAAGATCGTCATCGTGGCACTCGTACTCCTCCTTGGTTATTGGCAGCGAAGTCATCACGACCAAGCTCATGCAGAGTAAAAAGACGAAAAGCTGGGACGAATATGTCCCAGCTTTGTGTATTGATTACAGCGTTTTTACGATTGTCACGCTCATATAATCCTTCTCGTACAAGTTGATCTCGTAGGGAGAGGCGATGGCAGAACCATCGGGATCTTGCAGGATGCGAATCGTCGGTCGATTCACAGCCAACGAGTTTACATGTGAGACGACACCGACTTGTCCTGTGTTCAGCTGGACGGTTGAGGCGATGGGGTAAATCGCGACGTGCTGCAAAAACACCTTCAAAAGGTCCAGATCAAAATAGGAATTGCCTGTTGCAAACAAAAACTCGGTTGCATCGCTTGGTGTGTAGCTGTTGCGGAAAGGGCGTGGCGAGATCAGAGCGTCATAAACGTCGGCGATCGCTACGATGCGCGCATACTCGTGAATGTTCATGTCTGAGAGCTGTCGTGGATATCCGGAGCCATCGTACCGTTCATGATGCTGCAGAGCACAGTGGGCAGAGACGACAGAGATATTGTACTGACTTCGCAAAATATTGAAGCCGTCTTCCGTATGATATTGAACCCTTTTGCGTTCTTCGGCACTCAGCTCTGTCTTTCTGCTCCACAGCTCCTTGGGGACTTGTGTCATTCCGATATCAAATAACAGGGCGCCGATTCCGAGCTCCATCAACTGCTGCTGGTTGTACCCTTTGGCCAGACCGACAACTCCCGCCAGCACCGCCACATTCACGGCGTGGTGAAAAAAGTAGCCGTCCAAAACATGAAGATGGGAGAGGTTGACCAATACATCCCGTCGACTGCTCAGGTCTGTGATGATTTCCCGGAACACCTTTTGAAAAGTGGACCCAAAGTCAGGTAAAGATGTACGCCGCTTCACCAGTGGCTGGTCCATCAAGGTCGTCATCGTTTTGTAGACCGCATCAACGGCGTCTTTTCGGGTCTCATCACGAATGGCTTCTTCCGGGATGATATCTTCGGTATGCTTGTCTTGAATGTAGAGCGTGTCGATACCCAATTGAACAAGCCGATCGATATAGCGCGAAGTCAGTTCTACTCCTAGACCCAGTAGAACATTCCCATTTTCCAGGAATACACTTTTTGCTACTACATCGCCCGGCTTAACCGAGGAAATATGCAATTTTCTCACGACGAAAGTCCCAGTCCTTTTCTTGTTGAAATGTAAATCGTCCTGATTTTCCGGTAATTCAGTTAGCACAAATATAGCATAAGAAAAGGACAGAGACTACTACTTACCCTGTTAATGTTCTGCAGCCCGGTCGGAACGAGTAAACCAACGGAAAGGATTCAGCGACCAGCGAGGCTCATGGCGAGCATATCGTTCCTTGCGTCGGGTCAGACGCTGCTGCATCAGATCCATTTCAAATGTGACGCGACGGATTTCCAAGCGCAGAGATTCCTGCATCTCTTCGATGTCCGTAATTTTTTGCAGGATGGTCGACTGCATGTGGTTGAGTGAAGTCAATTGGGTAAGTTCATTTTGAAACTGGATCAGTGCATTCTGTACACTTCGCTCCATTTCACGCATTCCCGGATCCAGCTTGTTGGAGGTTGCCAGAGTGATCGCCGTTTCTTCAGAGGAGGACAGCTCCTCCGACAAGAGCATTTCTTCTGGAATTCGACCTTCATCAATGAGCTGACGTTGAATTTCGCGCAGAGAGCTGTTGCCACTATCTTTTCGTTCTTTTACTTCTTTCAGTAGAGTAAAGCCGTTTTCGCTGATCAAATAGTGACCCTGCGGATTTTTCAGTCGCTCATGCGCAGGTACGAACAAGTCCAGCCAGTTACGCAGTGTACGAACGTGCACGTCAAGGCGATCAGCTACCTCTTTCGAAGCCATCCAAACTTGTACATCCATCCCGAATCACTCCTTTTTTCCCCTCGGTATTCCCGGTGGAGTCATTATAGCACCATTTTTTTCCGGGTAAGAGAGAATCGACAAAGGTTCTAAAAACTAGTGTAGATTCGTCTGTTTTGGACAGTTCTGCATTTTTTGTCAAATGAATGTACAGACTCATAATGACCGGGACAGGCGCGTACAATGGAAGGGACCTAACCATCATGTCGAGGAGAGGACCGTACGATGCCACCTGTCTTCTGGATTGTCTTGTTGTCTGCCGCCGCTGCCAGTAGTATCGGCGGACTTTTATTATGTTGGCGCGCCTGGTCCGAGGAAGCCTTGTTTGCCATGATCAGTGCGGGAGCCGGGCTTTTGCTGGCCATCACCATGCTTGACTTGCTACCGCACGTCCTCGAAGGGGAAAATCACCACATGATGCCCTTTGTTCTGGTCGGATTTGCGGTGCTGTTTGCTATCGAAATGATTGGGAAGGCAGGAGGCGAGCTGGGATCGACAAGCGTCATCGGAGTGTTGACAGGATTTTTACTGCACGCTTTTGTCGAAGGTGTCTCTCTGACCGCGAGCCTGCGAATGGATACAGAAGTAGGCGTATCGGTTTTGCTGGCGCTGCTGCTCCACAAGATTCCGGATGGGGTAACAGTCGCATCCTTGCTTCTCGCGGCTACACGTTCACGACGAAAAGCGTTCTGGGGGGCTACCTCCCTCGGGATTGCTACGATTGTAGGTGCCTGCAGCATGGGAGTGGTCGAGAAGATTTTCCCGCCGGCTTGGTCTCCGGTGATGCTCGCAATTACGACAGGGATCTTTTTGTACGTCTCGGCGAGCCACCTCGTCCCCTATATTCAACATGCGAGGAAAGCCCAGCTAGGGGTGTACTTCTTTGGGGCAATCCTTGCTTATATGATGCTGACAGCGTATTTATCCGGAAATCATACACATGCATAAACACTCCTTTCTTTTGCCAGTCTAAGAAAAGAATGGCTCGAAGACTGAGCAAGAAAGGACGTGACCACATGGATCGGGTACAAGGACAAGAGCAACTCGAAGAATCTGTGCAACGGCAGGCTGAATTCCCGGAAACAGGGACGTCACTTAACCCGCTGGAAGAACCGTGGTGGGATGCTTCGACACAATCCCACACTGGCAGTGAGTAGAGAGTAGGACATCCCCTTTTTCCATACTCGTAACCGTGGACAAGATCGGTTATAATGTGGAATATGTTGGAAAGGGGCCGATGCATGCTATGAATACATTGTTAGAGGGGAAAAACATCGTAATCATGGGAGTG
This is a stretch of genomic DNA from Brevibacillus choshinensis. It encodes these proteins:
- the pdxR gene encoding MocR-like pyridoxine biosynthesis transcription factor PdxR, translated to MGRNPIYTRVYNQLKYQILSGELPIGSHLPPERKLATRLGVSRNTVVRAYAELESEGFIAGRMGSGRRVEALPPAPLLTRVNWNSQSSYNHLASSPSHMAELLSITDAYPDTINFAHGDGGKHTLSSSCFPDYVKAAAEKVQSYFFTAVHGLPLLREQLVEWMGMEQISSPEQVCVTSGSQEGLYLITSILAKPGDCIVTEMPTYFGSLQLFASLGIQIIPVPLDQDGMRMDVLEGILARSHPRFIYTVPTFHNPTGRTLSFVRRKQLLALSERYGIPIVEDDAYRHLHLDAEPPSPLNSMDQSGHVIYLNTFSKILFPGLRTGWIAGNQQFIQLITRLKELSISTNTLGQIALASFLKNGELAPHLATARNLYREQAQLMESQLAPLRSLGIQYEKAAGGLYFWIALPEELNPRELMHTCMKSGVSFTCGDMFLVREAEQPYIRLCYTHEGAERIEQGMSILTHVLRKQKEAFS
- a CDS encoding TerC family protein, with translation MFDSAFISSLLVIITINIVLSGDNAVVIAIACRKLAPAQRKKAILWGTFLAVIVRVIATVLAVYLLKIPFLYLVGGVVLLWISYNLLREEDEDNQIKSSEDMVQAVKTIVVADVMMGLDNVLAIAGAANGNIVLIVLGLIISVPLMVFGSQLILKAMERFSWLVYLGSAVLAWAAVNMITNEEVIADWLSQWTGLEAVIKIVIVALVLLLGYWQRSHHDQAHAE
- a CDS encoding HD-GYP domain-containing protein — its product is MRKLHISSVKPGDVVAKSVFLENGNVLLGLGVELTSRYIDRLVQLGIDTLYIQDKHTEDIIPEEAIRDETRKDAVDAVYKTMTTLMDQPLVKRRTSLPDFGSTFQKVFREIITDLSSRRDVLVNLSHLHVLDGYFFHHAVNVAVLAGVVGLAKGYNQQQLMELGIGALLFDIGMTQVPKELWSRKTELSAEERKRVQYHTEDGFNILRSQYNISVVSAHCALQHHERYDGSGYPRQLSDMNIHEYARIVAIADVYDALISPRPFRNSYTPSDATEFLFATGNSYFDLDLLKVFLQHVAIYPIASTVQLNTGQVGVVSHVNSLAVNRPTIRILQDPDGSAIASPYEINLYEKDYMSVTIVKTL
- a CDS encoding MerR family transcriptional regulator, with translation MDVQVWMASKEVADRLDVHVRTLRNWLDLFVPAHERLKNPQGHYLISENGFTLLKEVKERKDSGNSSLREIQRQLIDEGRIPEEMLLSEELSSSEETAITLATSNKLDPGMREMERSVQNALIQFQNELTQLTSLNHMQSTILQKITDIEEMQESLRLEIRRVTFEMDLMQQRLTRRKERYARHEPRWSLNPFRWFTRSDRAAEH
- a CDS encoding ZIP family metal transporter, giving the protein MPPVFWIVLLSAAAASSIGGLLLCWRAWSEEALFAMISAGAGLLLAITMLDLLPHVLEGENHHMMPFVLVGFAVLFAIEMIGKAGGELGSTSVIGVLTGFLLHAFVEGVSLTASLRMDTEVGVSVLLALLLHKIPDGVTVASLLLAATRSRRKAFWGATSLGIATIVGACSMGVVEKIFPPAWSPVMLAITTGIFLYVSASHLVPYIQHARKAQLGVYFFGAILAYMMLTAYLSGNHTHA